Proteins encoded by one window of Paenibacillus sp. DCT19:
- a CDS encoding C40 family peptidase translates to MKTNILVQKAVTVGLCATLGFGAVLMTNAPVAQAASASVSTGQQIVNYGKQFTGTPYKFGASTTTTKYFDCSSFMKYIFKKYGVDLPRTSVKQSKEGTAVSKANLRVGDLVFFSSGSRSTGSNITHVGVYAGNGQILHTYGSPGVTLSDLNSGTWERTYIKARRVL, encoded by the coding sequence ATGAAAACAAACATCTTAGTCCAAAAAGCCGTAACCGTGGGGTTGTGCGCTACACTAGGTTTTGGAGCAGTACTTATGACTAACGCACCTGTTGCACAAGCAGCGAGCGCATCGGTATCAACTGGACAGCAAATTGTAAACTACGGTAAACAGTTCACTGGAACTCCATATAAATTTGGCGCTTCGACCACAACAACAAAGTATTTTGATTGCTCTTCTTTTATGAAGTATATTTTCAAGAAATATGGCGTTGACTTGCCACGTACTTCCGTGAAGCAATCCAAAGAAGGTACAGCTGTGTCTAAAGCAAATCTGCGTGTAGGCGACCTTGTTTTCTTCTCCAGCGGCAGCCGCTCTACTGGTTCTAACATTACTCATGTCGGCGTTTATGCAGGAAATGGGCAGATTCTCCACACTTACGGTTCCCCGGGTGTGACTCTGTCAGATCTGAACTCTGGCACTTGGGAAAGAACTTACATCAAAGCTCGTCGCGTACTTTAG
- a CDS encoding trimeric intracellular cation channel family protein: MDLHIFDVFSIIGTIAFAMSGAFVAMEEEYDILGVLVLGLVTAFGGGIIRNVLIGVPVTTLWSQGGLIMLALVSVAIAFILPLQWISHWKRTEALFDAIGLAAFAIQGGLYAAKMGHPVSAVIVAAVMTGIGGGIIRDLLAGRKPLVLRDEIYAVWAMAAGFTIGMGWFTSNMGLLICFAGVVFFRMCSVHYKWKLPRRSLVASDTIQPQTTQTALSRTLSKGD; this comes from the coding sequence TTGGACTTACACATTTTTGACGTATTCAGTATTATAGGAACTATTGCGTTTGCGATGTCCGGTGCGTTCGTGGCGATGGAAGAGGAGTATGATATCCTCGGGGTATTGGTACTGGGTCTTGTTACAGCCTTTGGCGGCGGAATTATCCGTAATGTGTTGATCGGAGTACCAGTAACGACCTTATGGAGTCAGGGTGGACTTATTATGTTGGCGCTTGTATCAGTTGCGATTGCATTTATTCTTCCATTGCAATGGATTAGCCATTGGAAGCGCACGGAAGCACTGTTTGATGCGATCGGACTTGCGGCATTTGCGATTCAAGGCGGCTTGTACGCTGCCAAAATGGGACATCCCGTGAGTGCAGTAATCGTAGCTGCGGTGATGACTGGTATTGGTGGAGGGATTATTCGAGACTTGCTCGCAGGACGGAAGCCGCTCGTGTTACGTGACGAGATATACGCTGTGTGGGCGATGGCCGCTGGATTTACGATTGGAATGGGTTGGTTTACAAGCAACATGGGACTACTAATCTGTTTCGCAGGGGTTGTGTTTTTCCGTATGTGCTCTGTACACTATAAATGGAAACTGCCACGCCGTTCACTTGTTGCATCGGACACCATCCAACCACAGACAACACAGACTGCGTTAAGTCGTACGTTAAGCAAGGGGGATTAA
- a CDS encoding low molecular weight protein-tyrosine-phosphatase — MIHVLFVCLGNICRSPMAEAVLRHKIQARGLAQQIKVDSAGTGNWHVGKPPHEGTRKLLDSVQISYANMAARQFASNDFEQFDYIVCMDNSNEANVRNVTGGADADIIKFMDLLPHETLREVPDPYHTGNFEEVYQLVDAGCDVLLERITTEHALA; from the coding sequence ATGATTCATGTTTTATTCGTTTGTCTCGGCAATATTTGCCGATCACCTATGGCTGAAGCTGTGTTGCGCCACAAAATTCAAGCGCGCGGATTAGCACAGCAGATTAAGGTTGATTCAGCAGGCACGGGAAACTGGCATGTAGGTAAACCGCCTCATGAAGGGACTCGTAAATTGTTAGATAGCGTTCAGATTTCATACGCGAATATGGCAGCAAGACAGTTCGCAAGCAATGACTTTGAGCAATTCGATTATATTGTCTGCATGGACAACTCTAATGAAGCGAACGTACGCAACGTTACAGGTGGTGCAGATGCCGATATCATCAAGTTCATGGATCTGCTTCCTCATGAAACACTTCGTGAAGTTCCTGATCCGTACCATACTGGTAACTTTGAAGAAGTGTATCAATTGGTTGATGCAGGCTGCGATGTGTTATTGGAGCGAATCACTACAGAACATGCGTTGGCTTAA